Below is a genomic region from Citrobacter europaeus.
CGCAACGGTTTCCTCGGCAACAGGTGCGTCGGATTCGGCGATAATTTGCGGTTGTTCATCGACCGGAGTAGCAATGACTTCCGGATGCGTGGTTTCAACCTGTGCGGTTTCAACAGCGGCGGCCTGAGGTTCGGCATTAACCACCTCTGGCTGTACGGTTTCAACCGACGCCGGGGCGTCCACAATGTGCTCAACGGCAGCTGCAACCTGAGGCTCTACGACCACAGTCGCAGTTTGCTCCTGAACCATTTCCTGTTCGCGCTGCTCTTCAACCTGCTGATCCTGAGGACGAGCGACAGGGTAGCGGATCCATACTTTGCCGGACGCTAATTCTGGAGATGCGCAGGCGACCGTTAATGGCATCGGCGACTGAACCGGATAACGCTCGTCACGATAACGACGACGACGCTGACCACTTACGCGCAGATGGCGAGGAGAACGACGGGAACGACGCGGCATACCATTTGAGTCGCGCGCTTCGCTGTTGTCATCCTGCTCAGTCGCAACGACGACTGGCAGATCAACTTTCGCCAGTTCGGTACGCTGTGCCGGTGCTGGCTGTTCAGTTGGTTGAACGACAGCCGTTTCAGCGATCGCAGCGGCAGTTGCCACTTCAGCTTCAACAGCCGGGCTATCTGTGAAACGAACTTTCTGATTCAACTGACGCTGTTTACGGCGAGTCTGAGGCTGACGTACGCGCTCTTCCTGCTCGGTATCCCGCGCTGGCTGTTCAGCCAGGTTCAGCTCTTTAACTTCTTGCTGCGCCTGACGTTTGTCATCGTTACGACGGCGGTTGCGCTCGCGACGCGGAGCCTGCTGCTCATCACCGGATTTCGCTTTGTCGGCGACATCAACGGACTGCTGGCGGTTATCGCGCGCTTCCGCATTTTGCTGCTGAGACTGACGGCGGTTACGGCGGTTATCTTCACGGTTTTCGCCGCTTTCTGATCGCTCGTTACGGTTATCACGATCGCCACGGTTGTCGCGATTATCACGACGGTCGTTACGGTCGCGACGATTGTTCTGCCGCGGTTTACGACGATCCTGCTGGCGTTCGGTTTTCTCTTCAGCTTTCGGTGCAGGTTGTTCAACCGGTTTCACTTCTTCGCTGCCACCGAAGATGGACTTCAGTGCGCCAAAGAAACGGCTAATCAAACCCGGTTGTGCGGCGACGGCTGCGGTCGCTGCTGCGGCTTTAGGCGCGGCGGCTTTCGCTGCAGGCTCCTGCGGTGCAGGGGCTGGCGGCACGTCTGGCATAGCAAAGGTAGCTAATGCCGGCTGTTCTGGCTGTTTACGCTCGACGTATTCTTCTTCCGTCGGCAATGCCATCGCTTCTTCATGCAGTTTTGGCAGCAGGTAGCTCAGGGTTGGTGTTTCTTCCCCTTTGCGTACACGCAGTACGGAGTAATGCGGGGTTTCCATCTGATCGTTTGGCACAATCACACAGCGCACGCCATTCTGACGCGTTTCGATGGCATTTACCGCGGTACGTTTTTCGTTGAGCAGGTAGGATGCGATCGGCACAGGAACAATAGCATGAACTTCCTGGGTATTTTCTTTCAGCGCTTCTTCTTCGATCAGACGCAGAATAGACAGCGACAGTGATTCGTTGTCACGTACGGTACCCGTACCGGAACAGCGTGGGCATACGTGATGGCTGGATTCACCCAGAGACGGGCTCAGACGCTGACGGGACATCTCCAGCAGGCCGAAGCGTGAAATATGACTGATCTGAATACGCGCCCGGTCCTGACGCACGGCTTCGCGTAGACGGTTTTCAACCGCGCGCTGGTGGCGAACCGGAGTCATATCGATGAAGTCGATGACAATCAGGCCACCGAGGTCGCGCAGACGCAGCTGACGAGCAATTTCATCGGCAGCTTCAAGGTTGGTGTTGAACGCTGTTTCTTCGATGTCGCCGCCGCGGGTAGCGCGTGCGGAGTTGATATCGATAGCGGTCAGCGCTTCGGTGCTGTCGATAACGATTGAGCCGCCTGACGGCAGGCGCACTTCGCGCTGGAACGCAGACTCAATCTGAGACTCGATTTGATAGTGGCTGAACAGCGGAATTTCACCGGTGTACAGTTTGATTTTGCTGCTGAAATCCGGACGACCCAGCGCGGCGATGTGCTGACGCGCCATCTCCATCACTTTCGGGTTGTCGATGAGGATTTCGCCGATGTCCTGACGCAAGTAGTCACGGAATGCGCGAACGATAACGTTGCTTTCCTGATGGATCAGGAACGGAGCAGGGCGACTGTCAGCGGCTTTTTGAATCGCTTCCCAGTGCTTCAGGCGGAAGCTCAGGTCCCACTGCAGCGCTTCGGCGGATTTGCCGACGCCTGCGGTACGCACGATAAGCCCCATGCCATCAGGCAGTTCCAGACTTGCCAACGCTTCTTTTAATTCGGTACGGTCGTCGCCTTCAATGCGACGGGAGATGCCGCCCGCGCGCGGGTTGTTCGGCATCAGAACCAGATAACTCCCTGCCAGGCTGATAAAGGTAGTCAGCGCAGCGCCTTTATTGCCGCGTTCTTCTTTATCGATCTGAACGATGACTTCCTGACCTTCGCGCAACACATCTTTAATGTTGGGACGACCATGGGAGTTGTAATTAGCGGGGAAGTATTCGCGGGCAATTTCTTTTAACGGGAGGAAACCGTGACGTTCAGCGCCGTAATCAACAAAAGCCGCTTCCAGACTCGGTTCAATACGGGTAATTTTGCCTTTATAGATGTTGGCTTTTTTCTGTTCGTGTCCAGGACTTTCGATATCCAGATCGTACAGACGCTGCCCATCTACAAGGGCGACACGCAACTCTTCCTGCTGAGTCGCGTTAATTAACATTCTTTTCATCGTAACTTACTCATTATTCTTACATTGACGACTAAGCTGCGGGCAGAGTAATGCCTTTCCGGGTGTGAACCGATGGCCTCGTGTCTATTCGCGTCGCCAACCTCACGGTTATCGTCAGCTCAAAGAGGCGCAGAGTGTCGGTTGCCTGTATTTCATACGGAAACACAGCGCAATTATCAGGGGAACAGTCTGGGTGTTACTCTCCAGAAAAGCTTCCTTATTACCGGTAAGGACTGCAACCCGCAGCCCGCTAACTGCCTGAAAGATCAATACGTCTTACGCCATTGCTGCGTTGATGATCGGTCGGGCAAAATTGGGTCATTCCGGAAAAGTTCTTGTTTTAACAAGATTCAACACGGAAACAACCTCATTATTCCACTGCTAACCTTGTTATAGCAAGATGACTTTTGCCATTTATCACCCGGTTACTCACAGTTTTTTCACTTCCGCGTAGTGATTGCTTTAATAACCACCAAATCGGCTATGTCAAACTGAAGTAATAAGGTATAGCAGTTAATATAAGCATAGAAAAATGTGTGGCGCGAATCTTGATGGCTATTTAAAATCGGCCCCCATGAAAACAGAGACTCCAGCCGTAAAAACAGTTGCCATTACTGCCGACGAAGCAGGGCAACGCATCGACAACTTTTTGCGCACCCAACTCAAGGGCGTGCCAAAAAGTATGATTTATCGCATTTTGCGTAAAGGCGAAGTGCGGGTGAACAAAAAACGCATTAAACCCGAGTACAAACTCGAAGATGGGGACATTGTGCGTATTCCACCTGTACGTGTCGCTGAACGTGAAGAAGAGGCCATTTCACCGAATTTGCAGAAGGTCGCGGCGCTGACCGATGTCATTTTATATGAAGATGACCACATTCTGGTGCTTAACAAACCCTCAGGTACGGCCGTGCATGGCGGAAGCGGATTAAGCTTTGGTGTAATTGAAGGCTTACGCGCGTTACGTCCGGAAGCGCGTTTCCTCGAACTGGTGCATCGCCTGGACCGGGATACCTCCGGTGTGCTGCTGGTTGCTAAAAAACGCTCAGCTTTACGTTCGTTGCATGAGCAGTTGCGTGAAAAAGGGATGCAGAAAGACTATCTGGCGCTGGTGAGAGGCCAGTGGCAGTCGCATGTCAAAACCGTGCAGGCGCCGCTGTTGAAGAATATTCTGCAAAGCGGCGAGCGTATCGTGCGGGTGAATCAGGAAGGCAAGCCGTCGGAAACACGCTTTAAGGTGGAGGAGCGCTATGCGTTTGCCACGCTCGTGCGCTGTAGTCCGGTGACAGGGCGTACGCACCAGATTCGTGTGCATACCCAATATGCCGGGCATCCGATAGCCTTTGACGATCGCTATGGCGACCGCGAGTTCGATAAGCAACTCACGGACACCGGACTGAACAGGCTGTTCCTGCATGCCGCGGCGTTAAAATTCACCCATCCGGGGACGGGTGAAGTAATGCGTATTGAAGCGCCGCTGGATAAGCAGTTGAAGCGCTGCCTCGAGGTATTACGCCGCAA
It encodes:
- the rne gene encoding ribonuclease E, with translation MKRMLINATQQEELRVALVDGQRLYDLDIESPGHEQKKANIYKGKITRIEPSLEAAFVDYGAERHGFLPLKEIAREYFPANYNSHGRPNIKDVLREGQEVIVQIDKEERGNKGAALTTFISLAGSYLVLMPNNPRAGGISRRIEGDDRTELKEALASLELPDGMGLIVRTAGVGKSAEALQWDLSFRLKHWEAIQKAADSRPAPFLIHQESNVIVRAFRDYLRQDIGEILIDNPKVMEMARQHIAALGRPDFSSKIKLYTGEIPLFSHYQIESQIESAFQREVRLPSGGSIVIDSTEALTAIDINSARATRGGDIEETAFNTNLEAADEIARQLRLRDLGGLIVIDFIDMTPVRHQRAVENRLREAVRQDRARIQISHISRFGLLEMSRQRLSPSLGESSHHVCPRCSGTGTVRDNESLSLSILRLIEEEALKENTQEVHAIVPVPIASYLLNEKRTAVNAIETRQNGVRCVIVPNDQMETPHYSVLRVRKGEETPTLSYLLPKLHEEAMALPTEEEYVERKQPEQPALATFAMPDVPPAPAPQEPAAKAAAPKAAAATAAVAAQPGLISRFFGALKSIFGGSEEVKPVEQPAPKAEEKTERQQDRRKPRQNNRRDRNDRRDNRDNRGDRDNRNERSESGENREDNRRNRRQSQQQNAEARDNRQQSVDVADKAKSGDEQQAPRRERNRRRNDDKRQAQQEVKELNLAEQPARDTEQEERVRQPQTRRKQRQLNQKVRFTDSPAVEAEVATAAAIAETAVVQPTEQPAPAQRTELAKVDLPVVVATEQDDNSEARDSNGMPRRSRRSPRHLRVSGQRRRRYRDERYPVQSPMPLTVACASPELASGKVWIRYPVARPQDQQVEEQREQEMVQEQTATVVVEPQVAAAVEHIVDAPASVETVQPEVVNAEPQAAAVETAQVETTHPEVIATPVDEQPQIIAESDAPVAEETVAKAEPVAEVVTAPVVDAPAEVVISQPEVVEEIAEVVETAPVVETAPVVEEVAAPKEVVAAPVVEAAVVKAEVVATSVDTEHLHSHATAPMTRAPAPEYVPEAPRHSEWQRPAFAFEGKGAAGGHSATHQATAPATRPQPVE
- the rluC gene encoding 23S rRNA pseudouridine(955/2504/2580) synthase RluC produces the protein MKTETPAVKTVAITADEAGQRIDNFLRTQLKGVPKSMIYRILRKGEVRVNKKRIKPEYKLEDGDIVRIPPVRVAEREEEAISPNLQKVAALTDVILYEDDHILVLNKPSGTAVHGGSGLSFGVIEGLRALRPEARFLELVHRLDRDTSGVLLVAKKRSALRSLHEQLREKGMQKDYLALVRGQWQSHVKTVQAPLLKNILQSGERIVRVNQEGKPSETRFKVEERYAFATLVRCSPVTGRTHQIRVHTQYAGHPIAFDDRYGDREFDKQLTDTGLNRLFLHAAALKFTHPGTGEVMRIEAPLDKQLKRCLEVLRRKA